The Pithys albifrons albifrons isolate INPA30051 chromosome 5, PitAlb_v1, whole genome shotgun sequence genomic interval GTATAAATTATTAGTAAAGTGGGCACTACATAGCCTGTAATTTACTTTCAGAGTCTTTCAGACTCACCTGCTTTCCTCAGTTACTTCCATCCAATGCATATATGTGATAGATAAGTCCACAGAGAAGGAGTGCAAGCTTTCAGGTTTTTCTACATCACACAGAATAATCCGCTTGGTATCAGCAAGGCCAAAAGCCAAAACTAGAGAAAGACAAGTAAAACGTATAAATAACCAATGTGCAAAACTCTGTATCTTGCACTGAACTAGAAAACAATGTGTCTTCAAGACCAACTACTGGACAGAGTTTTCTTTGTCTATTTACAGTCCTTTCAAACTCTCATTTGAAATCTACTTACTAGAATGGAAGTCTGAACTCCTGTCATGTTTTAGGTGATAAATTTAGGGCAAAGGCCAGATTTCATGATTATTTACCTACATGTCGAACTGAACATCCTTCTAACAACAGTTCTGATAAAGTAGAGCCTCCTGATTTTTCAAATTTGAGGCCAGTATTACAAAGACTGTccacagaaaggtttgggttttatggcaacaaaacaaaagttaGGACTTGCTCAGTAACTTTTGCATCACTTTTTTCCTAACTTTCTCCATCCCTAATAGCACACGTTTCTGTACTTACTTCATTGTAATCACAGGTAACCAGCTTAAAAAGAGTTTCTTAAACACCTCAGATGCCATCAGAAAACAATATAGGTATTTTTTGCCCGCATGTCATGGAAGAAGATTGTTCCCATTCTCCCACCTTCAATTATTCAAAACTTAACTGGTTTCCGTCATAAGTTTATTAAGCAACTAATTTCAACATTACTTCTGTAGATaaagggtttttattttttcctctgtggtctATTATTAAGAGCAATTTTAACCTCTGAATTTTTGCCTATGCTAAATAAGATGAGCTCTTCAATCAGTCCTGATCAGACAGTCCCTTTCTCTCCCAAATAAACTTTGTAGTTCATACAAAAACATTCTGCGTAGTTAAGAGGCTGAAGTTTTGCTGTATcttgaaaaacagtattttgaacACAAAGCTGTCTTGCTAATCTTTCTTGTAACCGCATTCAATGTGTTAATCTATTACTGTGAATGAACCTACATAAAACTAAGCCATCCTTCTCTTCAAGTAAAGTTAACTTAAAAATTGTCCTTCACAGATAAAAGGTATCATCACCACAACATTCATAATTTCCCATGGGATTTTTATTGCACCATATCACCTCATATACTTCACATTACTTTTGCCATCTGGTCTCCAGGCAAGAGCAGTCActtcttttcctgtattttcatttggagGCAAACTCCACACTCGTTGAAAGTTTGCAAGCCGATGAAGTAAAACCTATAAAGCAAATACATTGAAGACAAACTTAAACCACACTCTCACATCAAGACCAGTTTATAAACCAGTTCAAGATACACTTTACCAGTTTTTAAGAACCCCTGTGTCATAAATATCATGTGCTCCTTTCGGAGAGATTCACTCCTATGTTCTTTTAGAAGGCAGCCCAGTGCTTACAGgacttcacagaatcacggaatcatagaatcagttgggttggaacagacctctgagatcatcaagtccaacccttaatccaactcCACTTTGATTGCTAGATCATGAGACAAGGACAGATACCTGTAACCAGCAGAAGTCACCCATTGACTCTCTAGCAGACAATCCGAGAGCACAAGTCTTGTGTTCAAGCACGGTCACATACAGAGGttcccagaaaaaaacactCGACTACATATTTAACTGAAAGACGAACATTCGTGCACTTTAAAATTCCACAAACGCAGGCAACGAGCGCATCACCATTGTTCCTAAAATGCTCGGCCAGGCTtacaagcagcagcaaaggcagagcgGCCTGCAGGAAGAGGTGGAGCCCTGCCGCCCCTTTCGCCTCCGCAGCGCACTCACCTCCCCCGCACGGTTGGCCAGGGCGATCAGGTCCCTCTTAGGGGACCAGGCCATGAACACGACCTCCTGCGGCAGCTGCTTCTCGCCCACCTGCCGGAAGGCGGGCATGACTGCGGGCTCTGCCGGACCCGGTCCGTCCCTGCACTGCCCCGCTCCCTAGCTCCCGCCGCTTCCGGGGCGGCCCTTCCCGGTGCTGGCgggcccggggcggggcgggcgcagGACCGGGGTGGGCCACGGGGCGGGGGAGGGAACAGGGGCGGGGCTGGCCCGGAgcggggctggcacaggaggcggggctggcacaggaggcGGGGCTGGCGCAGGAGGCGGGGCTGGCGCAGGAGgcggggctggcacaggaggcggggctggcacaggaggcggggctggcacaggaggcGGGGCTGGCGCAGGAGGCGGGGCTGGCGCAGGAGgcggggctggcacaggaggcGGGGCTGGCGCAGGAGGCGGGGCTGGCGCAGGAGGCGGGGCTGGCGCAGGAGGCGGGGCTGGCGCAGGAGgcggggctggcacaggaggcggggctggcacaggaggcggggctggcacaggaggcggggctggcacaggaggcggggctggcacaggaggcGGGGTGGGCGCAGGAGCGGGGCGGGCGCAGGAGCGGAGCGGGCACAGGATGCGGGATGGGCTCAGGATGCGGGGCGGGTACAGGATGTGGGATGGGAGCAGGATGAGGGGCGGGGGCACGATGCGGGTTGGGCGCAGGATGCGGGGCGGGTACAGGATGTGGGATGGGCGCAGGATGCGGGGCGGGTACAGGATGCGGGATGGCAGCAGGAGCGAGGCTGGCACAGGAcgcagggctggcacaggaagCGGGGCGGGCGCAGGAGCGGGGCGGGCCCTGGGGCGGGCACAGGATGCGGGATGGGAGCAGGATGAGGGGCGGGTACAGGATGCGGGGCGGGTACAGGATGCGGAATGGCAGCAGGAGCGGGGCGGGCACAGGAGGCGGGGCGGGCACAGGAGCGGGGCAGGCACTTCCCGCTCCGCCCACTTAGTGAGCTAACTAAACAAAGCactggtgggtttttgttttttcatttcgCCTCTTTTCCAGTTGgagagaaatgttttaaaacccccaaaccattTATCTGAGAGGACTGTAACTTACAGAGCCTGGATTCCCAGGAATTTGTGCCTTTCTGTCACCTACCCTCAACTTTCTCCCTTGCCCCAGGTCGCCCAACACCCACCACAAAACCACAGGACCCACCAGCACCTCACCTCTCAGCAGTACTCACCTGAACGTCAGATTCACATCAAATCAGACAAATAGCTAATCCTAAACACACAAAATTGTTACATTATACAAATACATGGCAAGGGCTCTGGTATTCACTTaggttggggggttttgtgcCAGTAATGATATATAAGAAAGGAACTGTCACTTTTAATTCAATCAGCTTTTACTTTGGAtgttaatatttacatttttggaAAATGGCAACAAGGGCTGgccataaaaaataaatcagtaagtatgtaacagcaagaaaagtcatgcttcttttttcttattctttactttcttcctgGAGAATATGGCACGCTTCATTGCTGATCTTTTACTGATCCCCATCTTCACCCCCTTTTGAGTTTTGTGCCCTTTCTTTTTGTCatctctgtaaagaaaaaaggaacacaGAGATTAGAATAAAATGGAGAATGTACTTTTACATTTGCTTGTATTTCAAATAAACTGTCCATGTAAATACATGAACTAATTGTGGCAGTATGTGAAGTACTGTCACAAGAAGTACAAGGAACCTTCCATCTTACAATGCTAAGACATTTCAACTTCCTAAAACTGTTTGTCCACTTTATTgccattaattatttttcatttatgcaCTTATTCATCATTTAGTTTTAAAAGGAtataaaaaatttaagaaattcaCTCAAGTACaaaaaagcacacacagagtttCATGCTGAATATATAAAGCATGAATATATAATAGAAAGGCTTAGAAGAAAGTATATGAAGTTTAACATTAGTAAGACTCCTGCCAATACAGGACCTAAGTACAACCAGAAAGCGGATTGTTTTGTCTCTGACAAAGGACATATTTGGTATCGcaaaattttgaattttaacaaataaaacatGCAGAACTTTTTACTAGAAATAGAAATCTAAGTTATCTTCTACAACAAATCAACAAAAGAAGTAGCTGATGACCTAAAAGGACTAAATCATTCTGGTACAATTGACCGAATAGTATCTTACTTCACAAAAGAAATGTATGAGGCTTCATGAATTTCTTTTAGagtcctttttacttttttaagcaaagaaaaaaaccccaaaacattaagagatggaatttttaaaagagagatataaaacaaaaacattgctACCCTTTATCTCTACTACTCCCTAACCAACCGTGTTTTAATGTTGCAGTTAAGTCACAAAGCAATACACCTGCACTCCTCCACCATCCAGCAGGCATCTGATGAGTCTCTTGATACTGATCCAAGAGGATAATTATCTGAATCTCACTGTGCAACAAGATATCCAGCTTTTGAGAGGGAAGATTTGCATTTTCACTACTACAGCCATTCAAGTCAAGAATCGCAAACAAACCTATGACTTCGGAGAAGTTACAAAAGTGCAAGTCAACTATCTTGAACTGGAAAGACTGAGGAAACAGCTGCATCATCTCTTAGCAAatcccctttcctcttttctgttaGTTCTGCCTGAAGACCACCATACACAATTTGTTTGGACTTCTGATACATAAAGTATGTCATTTTGTACATTACAGAAGGACAATCATGGAAGAATAAAAGTACTCAATGTGACCCTCATTCATGGTGATTTACTGCAAAAATATGACATGCCacacagaaaaaagcaaaatatgccagaacaaagcaaaagaaacaggaagCAATAAATCAGTATAGGCACTCTTTTCTCTGATCTGTCATGAGGAATTTGAAGGGGATAAAAAGTGTCTTATTACTTCAATTTTCAGTCTTCTTGACAGAGCTCTCCTAGGCACCAGTCACTAAGTTTGCAATCCATATAAAccagttttgaaagaaaagccaCAGACAGAGAACTGGGAGCTACACTAAGTGACCTGCCTTTTATCATATCCTCCCTTCAGTATATACTCCCTGGCAATATAGCAAGTGGGCAATAGTGAAAACTGAGAACAGCACCTAAAGACAAAAATCCTCTCCTTCTAAATGAATTCCATGACATACGATCTCATCTCATCTGGATGCTatcttttattatatttatgcAGTATCACACTTACTGGCAAGCTGTTCTGGTGTGGGAGACACTGGGACAGGCACTGCGCTTGTGACCTGCCTTGCCACAAACAAAACAGCCAGCATCAGTCTGCTCACAGCTGTGGGTCTGAAGAGCACAGCAGTTGCAACTGTTACAGTGAAACCAAGCTGCAAAATGAGTAACATGATTTATgatcttgaaaatatttataatgatcattcaaaaaataaactttaaatatAGGCAAATACCCGGATTTCACTTCTAGATTAGTTTTGTAGAGATGGATGTAGTCCGTTTCTGGTCCCTTATGACATTTCATAATGCAACCAGGCACTACACTAGATAGACTCTGCAATTATGTGTGAATTATTTGGCCATTAGAACTATTATCTTTTATGTGATCTTAACATGAAAACTAATCCAGAAGTTAGATGTATGTACAAATTGTGATTTCTGTAACAGTAAAAAAGAATTATTGCTTCATCTATTTGAACAGAGCTATAAACACAACTAAATTTGTGCATGAAACATAGTTTTATCACACCTTCTCAAATATTTTAGCAATTTCCTATTCATTTATGAAATTCTAATGAAAAAATTTACAGAATCTAGAAACACTTGTAtgacaaatgaaaatacttccattttcctgtaataaatataaatggAATTTAGTGTGCCTTCACAAGAATTTGTCACATTTCCACACAGCGCAAATTGGCTCAAATTAATGCAGCAGCGTACGTGAAATTGAGATTTTTTCTTCACTCCATGTCTTCTACTACATTTTACTTCTACATTTTCTCTCCTCGTTTGTAATCTCAGTTTTATTGGCCTAAGTGtacttttatttagaaaagTTTTTTTGTGTACTTACAGGGTTTTACACATTTTTTGCAAAGAACACAATGTTTCCATCGTCTGCCATCCtacaaaacacaaataaatggGTTTTTTATTAACCCCCCCCATACTGATTCTATCTTAAAACTAAATGGCTGACATATGGACCCCACTGCTTAGATAAACAAGTTCTCTGTAGGAAGGAAGGACTATAACTCAGAAACAACAGTCTTGAGAATCTGTGACAACCACAGCAAAAGggcagcattttaaaattagcaAGTTCTAAAATTTCACACCATaagaaaaaatacatgtgtCAACAGACCATTAGTGAATAAGTTATGGTGTGAGTGGCACGTAGCAAACTTTTCTTATCCTCTTTACAACACAAAGGAATCAAGGAAGCAGAAATTAATTCCCAGTGGGTTATTAAAGATGTCCTGTGAAGGTAATAATAAGTCTACAAAACTGAACTCATGGGAGTTTCCCATGGAACTTGGTATCAGAATAGGTTTTTACCAGAGCAAATATTACAGAGGTTGCTATCTCACTACTGGTAAAACTGCCATTcagaaagaagtgaaaatacTTACTTTTGACGTACATGAATTGCATATCTCACAGTGCTGGTTACCTGAGCTAACATATCGTTGACATATAGTgcaaaacctggaaaaaaattgtaCTCGTCCATATTTGCTCACAAAACAATTTTACACAAGCTTAACAATAAGTATAAGGACTGTAAAATCACTTTGTTGAATTAAAGATTATTTTGATGCATAAATGATATTTAGGCTGTTTAGACACATCCACATAGGAAAATTCAGATGCTTGAATTCAAATTATCAACACTATTAGTAGTAAAAGAAACTAAATTCATTTCTCTGTCCTTGATGCTTCCCTTAAGGTCCATTTTTGAACCACTGTCTCAACAAGTCTGATTATCAGACATAGCTGTAAATTTCTCTTGTAGCTATATGTAACATATCCTACAGACAAGCTGAGGCATCTCATCATTCCATACTGGAAAATACGAACTTCTTTTAAGGTGCTCAGCTCTCCTACACATTACAAACCTACGACAGTATGTAACGCTCAACTTTGGAATGAGCCAGAAAAATGCTCTTGAGCCTGGCATCCTAGTTAGGCAAGGCAATACTGAACAGCACCATTCCAAACTCCTTTAGAGACTCTATGCCCTAATTACAAAGACACTCTTCCAGTTACTTAAACATCTTACCTATAACCCTCTTCTACAGGAAGCACAATCACACTTGGGGTAAGATTTGTGAAGATACGGACAGGAGACTGTCTGCGTCCTGTCTTGCCATGCTTATACAGAGCATGATTATCATAGTCTacctagaaaaataaaacaataaaagagaGTCTAAAACTGAATGCTAGGCACAAGGCAGAGCTATTTACGTATTTATTATCTTTATATGTACTTTACAAAAGGTTCACATTTATACAAAGATACATAATAAATTGCAGGAATGTGATGAAGGTATGAAAGGTCTGActaacagaaatacagaattcaGGCTTCACATGAACACCGTAGGGTTTGCAGTGTCTCTAACATGGTCAAAGTTCAAGGACATGGCTCATCTATAGACAAGTGCTACCACTGTATCTGCTTTCATTCATATTCCTGTTCACATTGCACAAAACTGACATTTAGTGGATTCACTGGGTTCAGCCATACCTGGTAATCCATCATATTGAAGCTTGGGAAACAGTCAAGAATACGACACTCAAAGAAGTATGGAAATATCCAGAACATGGGCATCTCTTTATTGTCATGACCTAGTAATGAAAAGGTTTCGATGTACATAACAGAAAAACAAGGTACATGAAACATGAGAAATTTATAGTAAACATTCTGAATACATAAACACGGAGATGTATGCCATGCTGGGCATAAGAACTAGTTCCTGAAGGCAACAGAGTTTTggcatattttatatatttgtagctCTAAGTGCCAGGTAACTAACGACTGTCGTTACCCACCTAGTAAGAAATGGTACTGGTTTGATAGCTTATGTTTATCTACCTTTTAAGTCCATTTTAATGGCAAAGTAGATTTGGAAAAGAATGGTAAAGGCTTCTAAGACAGATTTAGAGAATTGGGCATTATTAAACTAAAAAAATCAGGGGAGTAAATATGGTAGTTCATCTTTAGAAATCATATCATGAGTGTGCTCACATTCACCTGAGAGCAAAAATCACAGATTTATTTCAAAGAGGTATTTTTCTTATAGTGATTAACCCATCTATCTGGCTGTAATACATACCTGGTTTTCCTGTCTCCTTCCACATTTCCATCAGTTTTTTAAAACTAGAAGCCAGTGCTTCCACTAAACCTCCAAATGGGGGATCAGTTACCATAATGACTTTTTCACCATTATCTTCATCCAAGAATTTCCTACAAGTGTCACGTGCAGCCTGTGGGAAACAAAGGTTAATTTCCAGAATACAGATTAGAGAAATGTAAAAACATTGTTGTCAGCAGTAAAATGATCCCTGTAGAAATTTCAGCACTGAAGAGGTGACTTTTTTCTTCTCGTGGAGGTGAATTTCCTCTTGTgtagcatttaaaaaacaaaacaaacaaagaaaaaacccaaacaaaaccacaccacTGGATTTGAAGCACTGAAAACAAATGCCCTTTTCAGTTAATGTATCAAGGGCAGATGCAGTCCAAGCTTCCTAAGACGGTCTTCTTCCTAAGGATACTAAATTTacctcagaaaaaaagatgttattCATAGTGAGAAAACAAAGTTCAGGCTCAGAATACATTTTATTCATGCAATTTAACTTATAGTTTCATTCTGCAAAGCATTATCACAGCAGTAGGACAAAACAGAGTTCACCGAAAACCAATTCAGTCTACACTGGTTATAAAATACATAGTATTCAAATTGTAGCAATCCAACATGGCTTCTATTAttaaaggaaatgtaaaaagCTGTGTATTCATTGCCATCTTGCAGTTTTCTATCATCTGTTACTTAGATGCTATTGCATTTCAGAATCAGATTTTTAACATTAATATGCATTTGAAAgttctgcaattcagaccttGAATACACTGCAGAACAGTGTCATTACAGGTGTCATCTTTGCATACCTTGAAAAGAACACTACAATATTTATAATGTTGATGAACagtcttttgttttaattgaaaaatataaaacttgAATACAGggatgcattaaaaaaaattttaaagctCAGGTTTTCAGACCATCTTTCCATTTAATTCTaaatgatttgttttgttttcaagattCCCTTAAAATGTAGCCTTTAGAATaggaaaatctgaaaattaCCTACGTGCTGTGAACAGTACTGCCAAAAACATGTTTATGCAAATAACCAGTGGCTTATTAATGGCAAAAGAAGTGCAAGGAGCGAGTATATTATTGGGATAAGTGTTTGAAATTAATGTTCAAACTTGAATTAAGCTGTGATTCTCTCACAAGGCTACAACAGATGTCCTACTACAGCAGCAGATTTCCTAACTGCAAAATTAAGCACTCCAtgtgacatttaaaaagaaagaagaaaatcagcattttctttaacCGTTACAGTAACTCCACCTCATTTTATGACAACAAAGTTAACATTTTGATCTTGCTTTTCTGGAATAAAGCATAAAACACTTGTCTTCCCTCCCACTCCGAGTACCGGAGATCAAGTCCTGTAGTATTCCCTGGGTTTGTACAGGCTGGGAATAAAACCATGAATTCTGTTGTAGCAACTCAAGAACAGGGGTAATGAATACTTAGGCAAGAACTTACACCAAACTGtcattttaataaaagcagcagCTAAGGTGTGTAAGCAACATTAGTTGGCACAAATGTAATAGCCAACTTTAAGTTTGAATCAAGCAGAAGAGAATTACTGAAGAGACACTGTCATTCTTTGATTTTCAGTACTGTTTACCATTTTTTCTCATGATGTTTTCTACTAGACTAGCCATGGCTTTGTTACAAAATTTTACATCATCACCTTTACAAAAGCACTCAATAAATATTTGGCCTTACCTCTCCACCAAAAAAGTAATGATTAAACATGTTGTAGTGGCAGAATTCATCCTCTGTGTAAAATTGTGAATACCtgtaaaaaaagtttttaatagTAGtatgtcagagactgaaactgttaatgatttatgcattctaagagACTTCACAGGCTTTTGACTTGTGCAttatacccctgatgggcagttggacccatcccttcctccagtgCTAAAGGTGTGGagccctgaagaggcaagaagagccATTGTCCTGCCCTATGGGGgttcacagcccggctggcgacactgcttcatggaaaacaaccccctgTCTCGGGGGAGGTGTAAAAGGCATGCTGAGGGTATAAAAATGGACTGGTAACTTTGGGAATTTGGGCTCTGTTCCTCACCCCCGCCgcctgcaggactgctgagatACAAGGCTGGATCCCTAAGGTGGTGACTGTGTAACCTTTCCATTCTGACCTtctctcatctcttctttttccttgctgttactgttctcctgtctttcttccccctgtGCATCTTTCCCGTCCCCACtaaggttattttctatgtcacaCTATATGGAATTGTTAAATAAACACCGCTTATATAGTGTCGTTTCACTTTAATCCACTCCAAAGGGAATAATTAGTAACAACCCGGGTTacccctctccccttcccaggagCGGGTCGTGACATAgtagaaaaatataaacaactTCTTGCACGTCCTAAAGGTCATTTAGAATGAAAACAGGCCTTAAGAAAAACATCTTTGGCTTCTGATTACTGACAACACATACCTACACCGAAGAATTATTAAGTATTATTACTTCTCCTAAACTGGATATCATGCGTGTATATGTGCATGAACTAAGATGCAGAGACAAGAAAGGGGAAACAACCACTAAGTTATCTTTTAAAGCAGTAAAACCACGAATCTTTGTACATATTCTTCAGACAGATAAATGTTAAAACCTACCTGAAATCAATATCCAGTAGAAGGCTTCTAACCCTGAAATCTTCTTGTGATGCTTTTGACTGGATCAATTCATGAAGCCTGAAGTACAATTGGagcaaaaaaatttaaaacataatcACTGGTTTCAGAAATGATCTTGCAAGACAAGAATACCTGGTACTTTACTAAAACCTAAGACcaaacagagaaaatgcagtAACCCAAATTTGGGTGATTCCATTTGTCTGATACTCAAAGTCAGAAAAACAAGTTAGTCTTAAAAGATGAAAACTCAGTGAAACCTACTGAATCACCttgcacaaaaaaaccccatcaaacaaaggcaaagaaattCAGTCACTTCAGTAAGAAACAAAGCAGGAGATCTGAAgcttgtatgtgtgtgttttatttgcaATGCTGCTACAGTCTTATCCTGTATCTTATTAGCTCAAAGCAAGACCCCACTAGGTGGCTGGATAATCCCAACCAGTTAAAACATGGTTTTATTATTATGGGAGAATGACTATGTAATCATTAGTAAGCTGCACAGTTTTGAGAGAGAAATATTATTTGAAATTGTAACAATTCTCACTGACGTACCTGGGTGTTCCAACAGAGAGTACTCGTCTGAATCCTAAATCAGTAAGAAGATTAAGTAGAAACTGGCAGGTTCTGTCTGCAAATAAATACTGtgcatttgtttttttattttccagtggaTACAGAAGTTGACTGGGACTTTTCAACTGGGCAGTGGAGATGTCACACAGGAACTGGTGATCTGAGTGTTTTTCCCATTCTGCTGGCAAGAGTAATTGCTGGCATTCCTGGCAAAACCTTCTCTTTGATAGTGGGAGCTGAACAAAACTCTTGTACCTTTAAATACAAAAGACAGTAGGGGACAAACTTTGCAAAAAGCCTCTATAAAAGACAGGAAGCAGAGCTATGGAGGGGgtttcatatttttaagtgtttagACATGTAAACAGACAACACAGTTTACACTGCTCCTGTAAAACTCCACATGTGAATGAAgtattatttatgaaaaaatattaaaaagaccCTGTGAAATGCATGTAATATAAAGTAGCCAAATATACTGTGAGTTCCTACAAAATAACTGGATTAGAGAGAGAAGATTCCATTAACCACCAGCGAAGTCCTGTATGTTTATAcacaaaattcagaattttgttATTGTGCTACCTTTGCTTCCTTTCACAATGTTAAGCCTGCTGCTTTTGCACACTAAAgtcagtaataatttttttaactgaaactgCTACCGCTCTGTTGTTGCCACATTATGAGCCCTAACACAAGAACTATAtatacaaaaaaccccatccaaaACCCACTTAATTCCTGGACTGAAATTTAGTTTGTTTCATTGCTCTAATTAGTTGTTTCACAATATTTTCCCATTGCAGACAACCAAATCCCTCTGCCACATttccatattttaaagaatCTTGAAATATCTGCTCTCCATCCAGTCAGAGTACCTAAAATTCTATTACTTCAtttttacttaagaaaataagCATAACAATACCTTTCCACATTCTGCCTGTGTGTGAAAGAAGGCTGATGACTTCTGTTATACTCTTCACGTGCTGCAAGCCTGGTGTGTGATACCTGTAAAATTTGTGTATATAAAAAGTTACAAAATGAACAGCTATTGCTCTGTGTTTACATGAAAACTCAACATTAAACAAAAGGGGTGCATCAAAGGTCTCATGTTTTAGTTATTCTGCAAGGAAAAACGATCACATTCCTTGGCTTGTTTCAGAACAAGCATGACTGCAGCACAGGGGCACACTGCAAAATAGCAGTCTCTCACTTGaactgtgtaaaaaaaaaatagatttcatTCTTCTAGCACATGTAACACTCAGGGAAAAACTCAAAACGTCACTGTGATGAAGACAGAAAGAGCTATCTTTTCCACTGATGTGttccagcagctgtgctccCTCTGAAGAACTATGATCTGATCCTAAAAAACTGCTGACAGCAGAAATGTTGCCGAAGTCTTTTGCATGTGATCATTTCAAAGCATGACAGTTCTTTGTTTTGACCTGTGCCTGAGTCATTAACTTTTCAAATTTCAGTCTCTCACACTCTTCTCTTGAGTCTTCTACTTTGTTCCCACAAAACATACTCATGGTTTCACATGTAACAGAGTTTCAAGACAGTTGCACAAAACTTCTGAAACT includes:
- the ZCCHC4 gene encoding rRNA N(6)-adenosine-methyltransferase ZCCHC4, coding for MAEGCSQRGGLALVGPAAGAPTCPHGPTLLFVKFSQGKEEGRRFYACSACRDRKDCNFFQWEDEKVSHTRLAAREEYNRSHQPSFTHRQNVERYKSFVQLPLSKRRFCQECQQLLLPAEWEKHSDHQFLCDISTAQLKSPSQLLYPLENKKTNAQYLFADRTCQFLLNLLTDLGFRRVLSVGTPRLHELIQSKASQEDFRVRSLLLDIDFRYSQFYTEDEFCHYNMFNHYFFGGEAARDTCRKFLDEDNGEKVIMVTDPPFGGLVEALASSFKKLMEMWKETGKPGHDNKEMPMFWIFPYFFECRILDCFPSFNMMDYQVDYDNHALYKHGKTGRRQSPVRIFTNLTPSVIVLPVEEGYRFCTICQRYVSSGNQHCEICNSCTSKDGRRWKHCVLCKKCVKPSWFHCNSCNCCALQTHSCEQTDAGCFVCGKAGHKRSACPSVSHTRTACQDDKKKGHKTQKGVKMGISKRSAMKRAIFSRKKVKNKKKEA
- the LOC139672659 gene encoding paraneoplastic antigen Ma6E-like, encoding GLAQEAGLAQEAGLAQEAGLAQEAGLAQEAGLAQEAGLAQEAGLAQEAGLAQEAGLAQEAGLAQEAGLAQEAGLAQEAGLAQEAGLAQEAGLAQEAGLAQEAGLAQEAGLAQEAGWAQERGGRRSGAGTGCGMGSGCGAGTGCGMGAG